The following coding sequences are from one Manduca sexta isolate Smith_Timp_Sample1 chromosome 7, JHU_Msex_v1.0, whole genome shotgun sequence window:
- the LOC119193826 gene encoding uncharacterized protein LOC119193826, translating to MADRRKVLKRHQIENALHEMFSSEDESDEHDNDYTDYVPKSLNARLNDIQGMSNRQLLLLDGDARQSYEESPNEEVSPCFALSVPSPDFPEVLAPAVDEEIGPYVPLSAPLPDFHTHPEMFAPAVDEEISPCVPMFAPLPDLPTHPEMLAPAVNEEMAPCITMPGPSSGLPANIPTYAELQARDRTWTTDVENFDELNFGKEIEPTKSYSYQSLPIEYFSNLFPDEIFEMIVEYTNKYAKLKQSKFWSDTHVDEIKAFLAIIILMGINPQSDIELYWSADPFYNNIEISGTMTSKRFKKILENFQLNF from the exons ATGGCGGATCGGAGAAAG GTATTAAAAAGACATCAAATTGAAAATGCGCTTCATGAGATGTTTTCGTCGGAGGACGAAAGTGACGAACATGACAATGATTATACTGATTATGTCCCAAAATCACTGAACGCAAGGTTAAACGATATTCAAGGTATGTCTAATCGACAGTTATTACTATTAGACGGCGATGCACGTCAGTCTTACGAAGAATCACCTAACGAGGAAGTTTCACCTTGTTTTGCACTGTCTGTACCATCGCCTGACTTTCCTGAAGTGCTTGCACCCGCTGTTGATGAAGAAATAGGACCTTATGTTCCATTGTCTGCACCATTGCCTGACTTTCATACTCACCCTGAAATGTTTGCACCTGCTGTTGATGAAGAAATATCCCCTTGTGTTCCAATGTTTGCACCATTGCCTGACTTACCTACTCACCCTGAAATGCTTGCTCCTGCTGTTAACGAAGAAATGGCACCTTGCATTACAATGCCCGGACCATCTTCTGGCTTACCAGCTAATATTCCAACTTATGCTGAATTGCAGGCACGGGATAGAACATGGACTACAGATGTTGAAAATTTTGACGAGTTAAATTTCGGCAAGGAAATTGAACCTACTAAATCATATAGCTATCAAAGTCTTCCCATTGAATATTTTAGTAACTTGTTCCCTGATGAGATTTTTGAAATGATCGtcgaatacacaaataaatacgcGAAGTTGAAACAAAGTAAATTCTGGAGCGACACCCACGTAGACGAAATAAAAGCATTCCTAgctataatcattttaatgggAATAAATCCTCAGTCAGATATAGAGCTGTATTGGAGTGCAGAtcctttttataataacatagagATTAGTGGCACAATGACAAGCAAAAGATTCaaaaaaattttagaaaattttcagctaaatttctaa
- the LOC119193824 gene encoding piggyBac transposable element-derived protein 4-like produces the protein MANRRWTGSDDEISAYLVDLDGNESEDGAEEEEIEENDEEVQFYRDRDEIRRVLESEPEEADDIPFEGESLSPTYVDPSEEDPPIIQDPEMEQEPAVRNGQTPRQAMRRLLWKKQGMKTSEDDIVFLGNLQYGELESLDTMYGLFSFFLSDDLLEKIVRETNLYAIQKDPNSTFSTSITEVRNYIGILLYFMSVIKYPNVRMYWSPKYGFAHIYNCMTINRFEKLKSLLHFNNNESQLPSDHPRHDKLHKIRPVIDHFNNRFALFPMEQRLSIDEQMCATKISHYLKQYLPNKPHKWGFKLFLLCSISAGLLFKSILISI, from the coding sequence ATGGCTAATCGAAGATGGACTGGTTCTGATGATGAAATAAGCGCTTATTTAGTTGACTTAGATGGTAATGAATCAGAAGATggggctgaagaagaagaaattgAGGAAAATGATGAAGAGGTGCAGTTTTATAGGGACCGAGATGAAATTCGTCGAGTTTTGGAATCTGAACCAGAAGAGGCTGATGATATTCCTTTCGAAGGCGAATCTCTTAGTCCTACGTACGTAGACCCCAGTGAAGAGGATCCTCCAATAATCCAAGATCCAGAAATGGAACAGGAACCTGCTGTTCGTAACGGGCAAACTCCACGTCAAGCGATGAGAAGATTATTATGGAAAAAGCAGGGTATGAAAACATCTGAAGATGACATAGTTTTTTTGGGTAATTTACAATATGGTGAGCTGGAGTCTTTAGATACAATGTATGGTCTCTTTTCATTTTTCCTTTCTGATGACCTCTTAGAGAAAATTGTTCGAGAAACTAATTTATATGCTATCCAGAAAGACCCTAATTCCACTTTTTCAACCAGTATCACAGAGGTCCGAAATtacataggtatattattatattttatgtctgtAATAAAATACCCGAATGTTAGAATGTATTGGTCTCCTAAGTATGGGTTTGCTCATATATATAATTGCATGACCATAAATCGTTTTGAGAAACTCAAAAGCTTATTACATTTCAACAACAATGAATCACAGCTTCCATCTGATCATCCTCGTCATgataaattgcataaaattagACCAGTTATAGACCATTTCAACAATCGCTTTGCGCTTTTTCCAATGGAACAACGATTGTCGATCGATGAACAAATGTGCGCGACTAAAATATCACATTATTTGAAACAGTATCTTCCCAATAAGCCCCACAAGTGGGGCTTCAAGTTGTTTTTGTTGTGCAGCATTTCTGCTGGTTTACTCttcaaatcaattttaatttcaatctaA
- the LOC119193823 gene encoding uncharacterized protein LOC119193823, protein MATLLYLCEPTERSSEDEAEQRQSYHEEEQPNQDSQQTLNGAQSEEEMDNPTNNVDIEANTQAILALPVVSQPTKKKNVVKNKGIGKCSRSRQIRFITQMGLYVWLKTYWDRDATLQIMGKFVSAIKEKSLQTRNMALGKMVRPLSQIMKQFIADLTKLDKPLKKVSWDVFEEWALNQGLSTMYGNFQTMAWEQGFETMLYDIYGETYTQWMQTENQSDTEEEEVYSSSRNTTTTCMSSTIARTVEDRADADSCATSRNTQHKKAKTVTLNAPHGQKLRNLLTLKSTMNTKSYKSDSEKRPSKRRLSIENESEEEELILPPLTKKPKSRHHQRVSSVEEAISEEEEGSDALDAMLDGVVQQQCTLRTTGSISQNICEKHHAKYISMKSRGERGTKVVKFEIFPFKDCLRKPKQEWWKSATLRSTFLCYSDDSRVAKLMEELTKELVKQLRK, encoded by the exons ATGGCAACGTTGCTCTATCTCTGCGAACCTACCGAGAGAAGCTCCGAGGACGAAGCGGAACAGCGACAGTCGTACCACGAAGAGGAACAACCCAACCAAGACTCACAGCAAACTTTGAACGGTGCCCAAAGCGAGGAGGAAATGGACAACCCTACGAACAACGTGGACATCGAGGCGAATACGCAAGCGATACTGGCTCTTCCAGTGGTGAGTCAACCGACCAAGAAGAAAAACGTTGTAAAGAACAAAGGCATCGGAAAGTGTTCAAGAAGTCGTCAAATACGATTCATAACTCAAATGGGACTGTACGTATGGTTGAAGACATACTGGGATCGAGATGCGACCCTTCAGATAATGGGCAAGTTCGTGAgtgcaataaaagaaaaaagtcTCCAGACTCGGAACATGGCTCTCGGCAAAATGGTAAGACCCCTAAGCCAAATAATGAAACAATTCATTGCGGACTTGACGAAGTTAGACAAGCCTTTAAAAAAAGTATCCTGGGATGTTTTCGAGGAGTGGGCCTTAAACCAAGGATTGTCCACGATGTATGGGAACTTCCAAACGATGGCTTGGGAACAAGGTTTCGAGACAATGTTATACGACATATACGGGGAAACATATACTCAATGGATGCAGACCGAGAACCAGTCCGACACAGAAGAGGAAGAGGTATACTCATCATCTCGCAACACAACGACCACATGCATGTCATCCACGATTGCACGTACAGTGGAGGATCGTGCCGATGCAGATTCATGCGCTACTTCCAGGAATACACAACACAAGAAAGCCAAGACAGTGACTCTCAATGCTCCCCATGGTCAAAAATTGAGAAATCTCTTAACCTTGAAATCGACGATGAATACGAAAAGCTACAAGTCGGACTCGGAGAAGCGTCCTAGCAAGAGACGCCTATCAATAGAGAACGAATCGGAAGAGGAGGAGTTGATCTTACCACCATTGACGAAAAAACCGAAATCGAGACACCACCAGAGAGTGTCATCAGTGGAGGAAGCGATATCGGAGGAGGAGGAGGGAAGCGATGCCTTAGACGCTATGCTAGACGGTGTGGTACAGCAGCAGTGTACACTCCGGACCACTGGCTCTATATCACAGAATATTTGTGAAAAGCACCACGccaaatatatttctatgaagTCGCGGGGAGAGCGTGGTACGAAAGTGGTAAAATTCGAGATCTTTCCCTTCAAAGATTGCTTGCGAAAACCCAAGCAGGAATGGTGGAAATCCGCGACCCTGCGGTCAACGTTCCTGTGCTATTCGGACGACTCGCGTGTAGCGAAGCTGATGGAAGAACTTACGAAGGAACTAGTGAAGCAG CTGCGCAAATAA